The Fluviispira sanaruensis sequence AAAAAACTACCTTCATGCTCTTGAAATGAAATAGAGCGAATATTTTCTGCTTTAACGGAAGAATCGACAAGAACATATTTTTGTTTTGGAAATTTTTTGGCCATTTTTTCAACGACATCTGCATTATTAAAACCAACAGCAATGATGAGCCCACAGTCTCCATTTGAAAGAGTTCTGACAAAATGAGTCGATTGTGAATCTTCTTTTACTGTTACGTATTTACTTTCTTTTGATAATTTAAAATCGGATTGAGCTTTTAAAAAGCCTTCATACGCTGATTGGTTAAATGATTTATCATCTTTTCCACCTTTATCAAGTATAAGACAGATTTTATTGTTTATTTCTGCGTATGCATTTAACGATAGAGTTATAAAAGAAAAAATAGCTAAAATTTTTACCGCTATTTTCTTTGTAAAATTATATGATAGCATATTATTTCTTAACCTCATTATAATAATCAGGAACTGGAATTTTTCCTGTTATAATATCGTTTTTAATTCGCTCAATTTTTTCTAAATCTTTTTCCGTGAATAATTTTTCATTGTAGCTGTCGAAGGCCCAATTGACTCCGTCATGCTCTAGTCCATAGGAATGAGTCCCAGTCATAAATTTATCATCAATTACGGATTGAATGGTGTTTACAACTGTAGCGGCAACCCCTTTGGTCATACTTGTGAGAATAATACCAGGTTTAATCCAGTTTTGATTGGAATCACAGCCAATCGCATATTTTTTATGTTTTAAATTTTCTTTTTTTTCAGCAGCATTAAAAACACCTAAACCTGAACCTCCTGCAGCATGAAAAATAATATCAGCACCTTGTCTATATTGATTGAGAGCAATTTCTTGTGCTTTTGTAGGATTATTCCATGCTTCAATGGATATTCCGACAAAAGCAGAAAGTATTTTAATTTCGGGATTGATATACTTTGCGCCCGCTTTATATCCTGTTTCAAATCTTCGAATAAGAGGTATATCCATTCCTCCAATAAAACCAATTTCATTTGTTTTTGACTTAATTGCAGCAATAGTACCAACTAAAAATGCACCCTGGTCTTCTCTATAGACAATGGAGCGAACATTTTTTTCATTGATAATAGAATCAATAAGAACAAATTTTTGTTGAGGATATGTAGGAATAAGAGCTTTTATTGCATCAGCATTGTTTATGCCGATTGAAAAAATAACTGCGCAATTGCCTTTTGCGAAAGAACGAATTACCTGTTTAAGTTGTGCATCTTCCTTGGCATCAATTACTTTACTTTCCTTTGAAATAGGTAAAGTTTTTAAGGCAGTTTGGAATCCCTCATATGCTGCTTGATTAAAAGAACGATCATCCTTACCAGCCTTATCGAGAATCATACATATTTTTGGATTTGGAGCAGCATGAATTGATTGTGTGTGGAGTGACATTGATAGAAAGAAAATAGAGCTAAGAATATTCTTCATTTTAAGTTAAAACCTTTCAAAGGGAATATTATTTTTTATCTAATTTATAATAATCAGGAACAATTATTTTTCCATTAATTATTTTCTCTTTGATGTCATTAATCTCATTTACCTGTGCTTCTGTAAAGAATTTTTCATTGTATTGATCATATGCCCAATCAACTCCGCCATCATTTAAGTTGAAAGCTGTGTGCTCCGTGGTAAATGTTCCGTTCGTAAAATCTTTAATTGCAAAATACACTGCATTATCTACTCTTTTAACCATACTGGTTAAAATGATTTCTGGCTTGATCCAATTTTGATTTGTATCAACACCAATCGCATAGTGTTTTGTTTTTGATTGTTTATTCATCTGTTCTGCAGAATCAAAAACACCTTGTCCTGAATTGGCAGCAACTTGGAAAATAACATCATTGCCTTCATTGTATTGTGCGTGCGCCAACTCTTTCGCTTTTGCGGGATTGTTCCATGCATCTGTTGTTATACCAACGTATGCGGAGGTGATTTTAATTTCTGAGTTAATATATTTTGCGCCCGCTTTATATCCTGTTTCAAAGCGATGGATAAGAGGGATATCCATTCCACCCACAAAACCTATTTTCCCTGTCTTTGATTTCATAGCTGCAATAGCACCAACTAAAAAAGAACCATCATGTTCAGCAAACGTGATGGATCGAATGTTTTTTGCAGAGTTTTTGTCTTCTAGGTTTGTATCGACAGCGAGAAATTTCTTGTCGGGATACTTGGTAGCGAGTTCAGGGACGTATTCTGAGGGGTTGTAGCCGATGGCAATGATTAAATCACACTTCGCAGATGTGGCAAAACTCCTAAAGAAAGGATATATTTGAGCATCATTCTTGGGCTCTACAAACTTACTGTTCTTACTAATAGAAAGTTCTTTCAG is a genomic window containing:
- a CDS encoding BMP family lipoprotein, with the translated sequence MKNILSSIFFLSMSLHTQSIHAAPNPKICMILDKAGKDDRSFNQAAYEGFQTALKTLPISKESKVIDAKEDAQLKQVIRSFAKGNCAVIFSIGINNADAIKALIPTYPQQKFVLIDSIINEKNVRSIVYREDQGAFLVGTIAAIKSKTNEIGFIGGMDIPLIRRFETGYKAGAKYINPEIKILSAFVGISIEAWNNPTKAQEIALNQYRQGADIIFHAAGGSGLGVFNAAEKKENLKHKKYAIGCDSNQNWIKPGIILTSMTKGVAATVVNTIQSVIDDKFMTGTHSYGLEHDGVNWAFDSYNEKLFTEKDLEKIERIKNDIITGKIPVPDYYNEVKK
- a CDS encoding BMP family lipoprotein; amino-acid sequence: MSPNCTFKKTGLLLFPLLSMSTISSLSLYASESSKAPESSKASESSKASESSKTSKSSKTLEPPKICMVLDKGGKDDRSFNESAVTGFNRALKELSISKNSKFVEPKNDAQIYPFFRSFATSAKCDLIIAIGYNPSEYVPELATKYPDKKFLAVDTNLEDKNSAKNIRSITFAEHDGSFLVGAIAAMKSKTGKIGFVGGMDIPLIHRFETGYKAGAKYINSEIKITSAYVGITTDAWNNPAKAKELAHAQYNEGNDVIFQVAANSGQGVFDSAEQMNKQSKTKHYAIGVDTNQNWIKPEIILTSMVKRVDNAVYFAIKDFTNGTFTTEHTAFNLNDGGVDWAYDQYNEKFFTEAQVNEINDIKEKIINGKIIVPDYYKLDKK